In bacterium, a genomic segment contains:
- a CDS encoding Omp28-related outer membrane protein codes for MVIAYHANGYPYYCADGVQRWSYYGWTGTPYVSIDGLTDTIIGGISYPGNMFPFYRIAAAQRMAVASPMRIILTSTYDTLTNNGSITAKVKNDSTSSITAYLYYAVVENDIDTAWYGMTGIEHVCRDMLPTGTGTSITIPAGDSITNTQAFTINAAWKERDCKIVVFTQNNSTKRIYQGAEIVIVPKPIMKYWGLTFTELSKAINRVVQPGEMVNFFIKAKNIGGGVYNGTTSVSTSDAYVSIASQTSQTVALATGDVDTVLVFQANISASCPSPRTVPFKLQFGSAADTMTYSFIVTNQPGFSDNMDVDTTKWAHGPIYTGGIDFWHRSTYRYHSSAYSWYSGREATHLYGNRGDAALTSIPFVVTPDSSLKYWRYYNLELNWDYSYVEIDNNSGNWQTLLVLNGSQTSWAQQTLSMANYYGQTVRLRFRFMSDASDTLEGLYIDDVQMPVVLIGVDENKGATASRLFSIGPNPCKGVLNIAWDASVIPTSLKIYDVTGRLVKFYAPASIPSTIVTWHGEDDAGRQVPAGTYFVEFEHANGTATEKALLLR; via the coding sequence GTGGTCATTGCATACCACGCAAATGGTTATCCGTATTACTGCGCTGATGGTGTTCAGCGCTGGAGTTACTATGGCTGGACTGGAACACCGTATGTGTCAATCGATGGTTTAACAGATACGATCATCGGTGGCATCAGCTATCCCGGTAACATGTTTCCCTTCTACCGGATCGCAGCTGCCCAGCGCATGGCTGTTGCCAGTCCCATGCGGATAATCCTTACATCTACATATGATACGCTTACAAATAACGGTTCAATCACTGCAAAAGTCAAGAATGACAGCACGAGCTCGATAACTGCATATCTTTATTATGCCGTGGTTGAAAACGATATTGATACTGCCTGGTACGGCATGACAGGTATCGAACATGTGTGCCGCGACATGTTGCCTACCGGTACTGGCACATCGATCACGATCCCAGCCGGAGACAGCATAACCAACACGCAGGCCTTTACGATCAATGCCGCATGGAAAGAAAGGGACTGCAAAATCGTAGTCTTCACTCAGAACAATTCAACAAAACGTATATACCAAGGCGCCGAGATCGTGATCGTTCCAAAACCCATAATGAAGTATTGGGGATTAACTTTCACAGAACTCAGCAAAGCCATTAACCGGGTTGTCCAGCCGGGTGAAATGGTCAACTTTTTTATCAAAGCGAAGAACATCGGCGGGGGTGTATACAATGGTACTACGTCAGTATCTACCTCTGATGCATACGTTAGTATCGCCAGTCAGACATCTCAGACAGTGGCATTGGCGACGGGCGACGTCGACACCGTGCTCGTATTCCAGGCTAATATCAGCGCTTCCTGCCCATCACCGCGCACAGTTCCATTCAAACTGCAGTTCGGCTCGGCAGCGGATACGATGACATATAGTTTTATCGTGACTAACCAGCCAGGATTTTCTGACAACATGGATGTCGATACGACGAAATGGGCACATGGACCCATTTATACCGGCGGTATCGATTTCTGGCATCGAAGCACTTACCGGTACCACTCAAGCGCATATTCCTGGTACTCGGGCCGTGAAGCCACTCACCTGTACGGAAACCGCGGTGACGCGGCGCTGACTTCGATCCCATTCGTTGTCACGCCAGACAGCTCGTTGAAATACTGGCGCTATTACAACCTGGAACTGAACTGGGATTACAGCTATGTGGAAATCGATAATAACTCCGGTAACTGGCAGACCCTGCTGGTTTTGAATGGCAGCCAAACATCATGGGCGCAACAAACACTGAGCATGGCGAACTACTATGGACAAACTGTGCGTCTGCGTTTCCGGTTCATGAGCGACGCCTCAGATACACTTGAAGGTCTTTACATTGATGACGTCCAGATGCCGGTCGTCTTGATCGGGGTTGACGAGAACAAGGGCGCAACGGCGTCCCGGCTCTTCTCGATCGGACCCAATCCGTGCAAAGGCGTGCTGAATATCGCCTGGGATGCATCCGTTATCCCAACCTCGCTCAAGATCTATGACGTGACTGGACGATTAGTGAAATTCTACGCTCCTGCATCCATACCTTCCACGATCGTTACCTGGCATGGTGAAGACGACGCGGGTCGTCAGGTGCCGGCGGGCACGTACTTCGTCGAATTCGAGCACGCGAACGGAACGGCGACAGAAAAAGCACTACTCCTGAGATAA
- a CDS encoding FlgD immunoglobulin-like domain containing protein encodes MIAYHASGYPFYCADGGQRWTFYSIGGTPYVKIDGAYTEVGGLSSPGTMFPRYRYWATQRTPIHSPLFIDLTCSYDSLTNNGTVTALVTSDTTANVTGNIYFAVTENNIPYSWGGLTTVEHVCRDMLPSGTGTAVTIPASDTIIREQSFTINTAWNENNIYIVVWVQNTSTRLIYQAGLIRIQPKPDMEYFGLTYTEVSGNNDRVAEPGETIMMYVNAKNNGGSVYTGNATISTSDAYVTINSSTPQTTAINPGDVDTVLAVECAISGACPIDHIAEFLVDFGMPGDTSRARLMITDNPGFEDDIESGQGSWTHTGSNDQWHISTYRSHSPASAWYNGNDGSHTYPNYQVAQLVSPYFVVTPDSGVSFWKYFASEANWDYGYFELDNNCGWWRQFASYTGSQTSWTQVSFALAEYAGQTIRLRFRFISDSSTGAEGWYVDDLRVPMVFGVVENQNAHVRPYSLMLAPNPFQKQITIHYALSSKDHDAQMHIYDATGRLVKSFSLSSAYSIVPSVVTWYGDDEAGNQLPAGTYFIEISGENGSVTEKALLLR; translated from the coding sequence GTGATCGCCTATCATGCCAGTGGTTATCCGTTCTACTGCGCAGACGGCGGCCAGCGTTGGACGTTCTACAGTATCGGCGGCACACCGTACGTCAAGATCGACGGCGCTTATACCGAAGTCGGCGGTCTTTCGTCCCCTGGAACTATGTTCCCGAGGTACCGGTACTGGGCAACACAGCGGACACCGATCCACAGCCCGCTTTTCATTGACCTGACTTGTTCCTACGATTCACTCACGAATAACGGGACCGTAACCGCGCTGGTCACAAGCGATACGACCGCTAATGTCACCGGTAATATTTACTTTGCGGTCACGGAAAACAATATCCCGTACTCCTGGGGTGGATTGACCACGGTCGAGCATGTCTGCCGGGATATGCTGCCCAGCGGCACCGGTACGGCGGTGACCATACCGGCCAGCGACACGATCATCCGGGAACAGTCTTTTACGATAAATACCGCCTGGAACGAAAACAATATCTATATCGTGGTCTGGGTCCAGAACACTTCGACCCGGCTCATCTACCAGGCCGGTTTGATCCGCATCCAACCCAAGCCGGACATGGAATATTTCGGCTTAACTTACACTGAAGTCAGCGGTAACAATGACCGCGTGGCTGAGCCCGGTGAAACGATAATGATGTACGTCAATGCCAAGAACAACGGTGGCAGCGTCTACACGGGTAACGCGACGATCTCGACTTCTGATGCTTACGTCACGATCAACAGCTCTACTCCTCAGACGACCGCGATCAATCCGGGCGACGTAGACACAGTACTCGCGGTCGAATGCGCGATCTCCGGCGCCTGCCCGATCGATCATATCGCCGAATTCCTGGTTGATTTCGGGATGCCCGGCGATACCAGCCGCGCCCGCCTGATGATAACCGACAACCCTGGGTTTGAAGACGACATTGAATCCGGGCAAGGCAGCTGGACCCACACGGGTTCTAATGACCAATGGCATATCAGTACCTATCGCAGCCACTCACCGGCCAGCGCCTGGTATAACGGCAACGACGGCTCGCACACATACCCGAACTACCAGGTCGCCCAATTGGTCTCGCCGTACTTCGTTGTCACACCGGACAGCGGTGTGTCCTTCTGGAAATACTTCGCTTCGGAAGCCAACTGGGATTATGGATATTTCGAACTTGACAACAACTGCGGATGGTGGCGTCAGTTCGCATCGTACACCGGCAGTCAGACATCATGGACTCAGGTCAGCTTCGCGTTAGCCGAATACGCCGGTCAGACAATTCGCCTGCGCTTCCGCTTTATCAGCGACAGCAGCACCGGCGCTGAAGGATGGTATGTTGACGACCTTCGCGTTCCCATGGTGTTTGGAGTCGTAGAAAACCAAAATGCTCATGTAAGACCTTACTCATTGATGCTCGCGCCGAATCCGTTCCAAAAACAAATCACTATCCACTATGCACTAAGCAGTAAGGACCATGATGCACAGATGCATATATATGATGCAACGGGTCGTTTAGTGAAATCTTTTTCACTGTCTAGTGCCTACTCCATAGTGCCTAGTGTTGTCACCTGGTATGGTGACGATGAAGCCGGTAACCAGCTGCCGGCAGGCACGTATTTCATCGAGATTTCGGGCGAAAACGGGAGCGTAACGGAGAAAGCTCTACTGCTGAGATAA